A DNA window from Pseudorasbora parva isolate DD20220531a chromosome 5, ASM2467924v1, whole genome shotgun sequence contains the following coding sequences:
- the steap3 gene encoding metalloreductase STEAP3 — MAEDMTTPLLSESEVLADAHVCVTSPTVAILGSGDFSRSLAVRLVACGVGVVVGSRCVNRIPSGLFPDAVELKNQERAVAQPVVVFMALFPEHYRSLLGLQSALAGKVLVDVSNAEEMNIHGSSNAERLAELFPDSLVVKGFNTVSTWELQTGPHDGSRQVLISSNSSEGKRKVVELARKMGFHPVDMGGLSAARDIEVAPLRLFPSWSGSMVVTFLLFFFFYGYGFLRGILLPFLAQGHNAFYRLALDLVNESLPAVALVTLALVYFPGLLAAWLQLWRGTKYQRFPSWLDKWLQRRKQLGLLSFLCAALHGVYSLCQPLRRITLHRLVNTAYRQVKAGIEEPWDELAVWRSELYLSCGVLGLGVLSLLAITSLPSVGNTLNWREFTCVQSGLGYIALTLSIMHTLFFGWDFAFHIEAYPFYMPPSYVLAVVLPCIVLVGRCFLLLPCISTRLTRIRRGWERKRNCPVLQHHHVVANGVP, encoded by the exons ATGGCAGAAGATATGACAACTCCTCTGCTCTCAGAATCTGAAGTCCTTGCTGATGCACATGTATGTGTAACCAGCCCTACGGTGGCCATACTCGGATCTGGAGACTTCTCTCGCTCTCTGGCTGTGCGGCTGGTAGCTTGTGGTGTTGGAGTGGTGGTCGGGAGTCGGTGTGTGAATCGCATCCCATCAGGACTGTTCCCTGACGCAGTGGAGCTGAAGAACCAGGAGAGGGCAGTAGCACAACCAGTGGTGGTGTTTATGGCCTTGTTCCCTGAGCATTACCGCTCCTTGCTGGGGCTACAGTCTGCACTTGCAGGGAAGGTGCTTGTAGATGTAAGTAACGCAGAAGAGATGAATATCCATGGGTCTTCCAATGCAGAGCGACTAGCTGAGCTGTTTCCAGACAGTCTGGTGGTCAAAGGATTTAACACGGTTTCAACCTGGGAGCTGCAGACTGGGCCTCATGATGGAAGcagacag GTCCTGATCAGCAGTAACAGTTCGGAAGGGAAGAGGAAAGTTGTTGAGTTGGCTCGGAAAATGGGTTTTCACCCAGTGGATATGGGTGGCTTGTCTGCTGCTCGAGATATTGAGGTGGCTCCATTGCGCCTATTCCCATCTTGGAGTGGCTCAATGGTTGTCACCTTCctcctctttttctttttctatggCTATGGTTTTCTGCGGGGAATTCTGCTGCCATTTCTTGCACAAGGACACAATGCTTTCTACCGCCTCGCCCTTGATCTGGTGAACGAGAGCCTGCCAGCAGTAGCATTGGTTACTCTGGCACTTGTATACTTCCCAGGCTTGTTGGCTGCATGGTTGCAGCTCTGGAGGGGCACCAAATACCAGCGTTTCCCATCCTGGTTGGACAAATGGTTGCAGCGGAGGAAACAACTGGGCCTGTTGAGCTTCCTGTGTGCAGCGTTGCATGGCGTCTATAGCCTTTGCCAGCCACTGCGCAGAATTACACTCCACAGGCTCGTCAATACCGCCTACAGACAG GTTAAAGCAGGTATAGAGGAGCCTTGGGATGAGCTGGCAGTTTGGCGATCTGAGTTGTACCTTTCTTGTGGAGTGTTGGGTCTGGGCGTCCTCTCTTTACTGGCCATCACTTCCCTTCCCTCAGTGGGCAACACCCTCAACTGGAGAGAGTTTACATGTGTACAG TCAGGCTTGGGCTACATTGCTCTGACTCTGTCCATCATGCACACACTCTTCTTTGGCTGGGATTTTGCCTTCCACATTGAAGCATATCCATTCTACATGCCACCCAGCTACGTATTGGCTGTAGTTCTGCCCTGCATCGTTCTGGTGGGCCGTTGCTTTCTGCTCCTACCATGCATCTCCACCAGACTGACACGAATCCGCCGCGGATGGGAGAGGAAACGCAACTGTCCAGTCTTACAGCACCACCATGTGGTGGCTAATGGAGTACCATAG
- the c5h2orf76 gene encoding UPF0538 protein C2orf76 homolog produces the protein MCDPAVLTVRLVRSFEHRNFKPVVFKDVHLDQTVEEFITFVKKDVSTRAGLPPPFKKFEYDTMKIIHQAHGAKTNELVMSLEDDEKLILRDGCRLRACGVANETELAFFRMEDYKKFKANPQTEW, from the exons ATGTGTGATCCTGCGGTTCTGACGGTGCGTCTGGTTCGGTCTTTCGAGCATCGCAACTTTAAACCGGTGGTTTTCAAAGACGTTCATTTAGATCAGACGGTGGAGGAGTTTATTACATTTGTTAAGAAAG ACGTTTCAACCAGAGCCGGATTGCCTCCACCCTTTAAGAAGTTTGAGTATG ACACAATGAAAATCATACACCAAGCACACGGAGCAAAG ACAAATGAGCTTGTAATGAGCTTAGAGGATGATGAAAAGTTGATTCTGCGTGATGGCTGCAGGTTACGAGCATGTGGCGTTG CCAATGAAACCGAACTTGCCTTCTTCAGAATGGAAGATTATAAGAAGTTTAAGGCCAATCCACAGACGGAGTGGTGA
- the dbi gene encoding acyl-CoA-binding protein yields MSEAEFQKAAEEVKQLKAKPADAEMLEIYSLYKQATVGDVNTARPGMLDFTGKAKWDAWEAKKGMSKDDAVKAYIAKVEELKGKYGI; encoded by the exons ATGTCTGAG GCTGAATTTCAGAAAGCAGCAGAGGAGGTCAAACAGCTGAAGGCGAAACCAGCGGACGCTGAGATGCTGGAAATTTACAGCCTGTACAAACAGGCCACCGTAGGAGATGTTAACACAG CTCGACCGGGCATGTTAGACTTCACTGGCAAGGCCAAATGGGATGCCTGGGAGGCAAAGAAAG GCATGAGTAAGGACGATGCTGTGAAAGCGTACATCGCTAAGGTAGAGGAGCTGAAAGGGAAGTACGGGATCTAA
- the tmem37 gene encoding voltage-dependent calcium channel gamma-like subunit → MTAIKIMVGAVPHGKSGPLFLDVFCRGLIILCTALSVVLSSVAVCDGHWLLDGRHMFGLWYFCWVEEQQSSVLGSQSFKASSNCTRHLEEAGVDGLAVGLVACRFVITLAVVSAIFGLELLVMSQASEGKDSSRRWTLGTRLVLLAGLMAAGGVALFVILLGRFATLLGFTLTFWCQFTATVLFSINGMAARHIQHIEPLLHFSGHPDKLQKSGFL, encoded by the exons ATGACGGCAATAAAAATCATG GTCGGGGCGGTTCCACATGGGAAGTCCGGCCCTCTTTTCCTAGACGTATTTTGCCGAGGTCTTATCATCCTGTGCACAGCTCTGTCTGTCGTCCTGTCGTCTGTTGCGGTGTGTGACGGCCACTGGCTGCTCGACGGCAGACACATGTTCGGTCTGTGGTATTTTTGCTGGGTTGAGGAGCAGCAGAGCTCAGTGTTGGGCTCCCAGAGCTTTAAGGCGTCCTCTAACTGCACCAGACACCTGGAGGAGGCCGGGGTGGATGGACTCGCTGTGGGCTTGGTGGCGTGCCGCTTTGTGATCACGCTGGCTGTGGTCAGTGCCATATTCGGCCTGGAGTTGCTGGTGATGTCTCAGGCGAGCGAAGGGAAGGACTCCAGTCGGCGCTGGACTCTCGGGACACGGCTGGTGCTGCTGGCGGGGCTAATGGCTGCCGGAGGGGTCGCACTTTTCGTAATCCTGTTGGGGAGATTTGCAACACTTCTTGGGTTCACACTCACCTTCTGGTGCCAGTTTACAGCCACCGTCCTGTTCTCCATCAATGGAATGGCAGCACGGCACATCCAGCATATCGAACCGCTGCTGCACTTTAGTGGACATCCTGACAAACTGCAGAAATCAGGCTTTCTCTAA